A window from Desulfonatronum sp. SC1 encodes these proteins:
- a CDS encoding response regulator yields MALRTKVLLLFLLVGLTPLGILGGFSLLRVDDAVRSSTQMQMASLATEVGREIQRAVNEACNAIYLLAEHPVLVSERATMAELTAELGKADRFYPMILDLTLLDLNGDVRASVHHSYRGAWAATSWFQGALEGDRLVSNVHAQLHPYQVVMTVAVPVREIEDGPVRGVLVGQIAMERIGEIVSQVAFGLEGRTRLVDHRGLVVASSFSDEEVLRLLPLMDLIGPLGENDSWVGHIVTDQEKVAVVSPVDVVSQGVVQTGWSIVLTQPTAQAYPALSRLRLGLGVSVLLSLLMVAVLAALLSGHLNRRISTLVQATRRLGQGVFDVPLPDLGRDEIGELGRALNRTADDLAASEREIKHYQAHLQELVDSRTADLQAANEFLRREVEERRRVETERERLGEQLRQSQKMEAVGTLAGGIAHDFNNMLQAISSHVQLLRMTCGDDCPGRRRESVRTGLNRIVQTVNRATELVQRLLTFSRRGESRRIRHNLNDEVRDVVALLERTLPHTIRIEVDTDPQLADVSADPVQMEQVLVNLANNARDAMPEGGKLLLETRNVDLSPEQAAAYLGLSPGPHVRLAVSDSGAGMDETTLRHIFEPFFTTKDVGKGTGLGLSMVYGIVWDHEGMITCVSQAGKGTTFIMLLPALGPVRGDVSDNSEISSGSAGADPYAVSDAFRTPSAGAKILMVDDEEMIREVTAELLAAHGYEVFQAADGQEALEVHAREGIDLVITDVGMPGMGGEALLLALRERDPEARVIVSSGYAGIRENEELRKASGMLTKPYKLEDLLELVRTLLQEKHEEGA; encoded by the coding sequence ATGGCCCTGCGCACCAAGGTTCTGCTTCTTTTTTTGCTGGTCGGCCTGACACCCCTGGGAATTCTGGGCGGTTTTTCCTTGCTCCGGGTGGACGACGCGGTCCGTTCGTCCACCCAAATGCAAATGGCGTCCCTGGCCACGGAAGTCGGGCGGGAAATCCAGCGGGCCGTGAACGAGGCCTGCAACGCCATTTATCTGCTGGCGGAGCATCCCGTGCTCGTCTCGGAGCGGGCGACCATGGCCGAACTGACGGCGGAACTGGGCAAGGCGGATCGATTTTATCCCATGATCCTGGATTTGACGTTGCTGGACCTGAACGGCGATGTGCGGGCCTCGGTTCACCACTCGTATCGGGGCGCCTGGGCCGCCACGTCGTGGTTTCAGGGAGCCCTGGAAGGGGACCGTTTGGTTTCCAACGTCCATGCCCAGCTTCATCCCTATCAGGTGGTGATGACCGTGGCGGTGCCGGTCAGGGAGATCGAGGACGGTCCGGTCCGAGGCGTTTTGGTCGGCCAGATCGCCATGGAGCGGATCGGGGAGATCGTGAGCCAGGTGGCCTTTGGTCTGGAAGGGCGGACCCGGCTGGTGGACCATCGCGGATTGGTGGTGGCTTCCAGCTTCTCGGACGAAGAAGTGCTGCGGCTGTTGCCGCTGATGGACTTGATCGGTCCACTGGGTGAAAATGACAGTTGGGTGGGGCATATCGTCACGGACCAGGAAAAGGTGGCCGTGGTCTCGCCCGTGGATGTCGTTTCCCAAGGGGTGGTTCAGACCGGCTGGAGCATCGTGCTGACCCAGCCGACGGCCCAGGCCTATCCCGCCTTGTCCCGGCTGCGCCTGGGGCTGGGCGTCAGCGTCTTGCTCTCCCTGCTCATGGTGGCGGTGCTGGCCGCGTTGCTCAGCGGACATCTCAATCGCCGGATATCGACCCTGGTCCAGGCCACCCGGAGGCTGGGTCAGGGAGTGTTCGACGTTCCGTTGCCCGATCTGGGCCGCGATGAAATCGGGGAGCTGGGCCGGGCCCTGAATCGAACCGCGGACGATCTGGCCGCTTCGGAGCGGGAAATTAAGCATTATCAGGCTCACTTGCAGGAACTGGTGGACAGCCGGACCGCCGATCTTCAGGCGGCCAACGAGTTTTTGCGACGGGAAGTGGAGGAACGGCGTCGAGTGGAGACGGAGCGGGAGAGGCTGGGAGAGCAGTTGCGCCAATCCCAGAAAATGGAGGCCGTGGGCACCCTGGCCGGCGGTATTGCCCACGACTTCAACAACATGCTCCAAGCCATTTCCAGCCATGTCCAACTGTTGCGCATGACCTGCGGCGACGACTGTCCGGGTCGGCGTCGCGAATCCGTCCGAACGGGACTGAATCGCATCGTCCAGACCGTAAACAGGGCCACGGAACTGGTGCAACGGTTGCTGACCTTCAGTCGTCGGGGAGAGTCGCGGCGGATACGGCATAATCTGAACGACGAGGTCCGGGACGTGGTGGCGTTGCTCGAGCGCACCCTGCCGCACACGATTCGGATCGAGGTCGATACCGACCCACAATTGGCCGACGTGTCCGCGGATCCGGTACAGATGGAGCAAGTCCTGGTCAACCTGGCCAACAACGCCCGGGACGCCATGCCCGAGGGAGGAAAACTGCTTCTGGAAACCCGGAACGTGGATTTGAGTCCGGAACAGGCCGCCGCGTACCTGGGATTGTCGCCGGGACCGCATGTCCGGTTGGCCGTGTCCGACTCCGGGGCTGGAATGGATGAAACGACGCTGCGACACATTTTCGAACCCTTTTTCACCACCAAGGACGTGGGCAAGGGGACCGGCCTGGGACTGTCCATGGTTTATGGGATCGTGTGGGATCACGAGGGCATGATTACCTGCGTCAGCCAAGCGGGTAAGGGGACGACCTTCATCATGCTGCTGCCCGCCTTGGGACCTGTTCGGGGTGACGTATCAGATAATTCGGAGATTTCTTCGGGAAGTGCCGGAGCGGATCCGTACGCCGTGTCCGACGCGTTCCGAACGCCCTCCGCGGGTGCGAAGATACTGATGGTGGACGACGAAGAGATGATCCGGGAAGTGACCGCGGAGTTACTGGCCGCCCACGGCTACGAGGTCTTCCAGGCCGCGGACGGCCAGGAGGCTCTGGAGGTGCATGCACGGGAAGGGATCGACCTGGTGATCACGGACGTGGGCATGCCGGGCATGGGCGGCGAGGCCCTGCTGCTGGCCTTGCGGGAGCGGGATCCGGAGGCCAGGGTCATCGTATCCAGCGGCTATGCCGGGATTCGGGAAAATGAGGAACTGCGAAAAGCCTCGGGAATGCTTACCAAGCCGTACAAGCTGGAGGATCTGTTGGAGCTGGTGCGAACTCTTTTGCAAGAAAAGCATGAAGAGGGGGCCTAA